In Zalophus californianus isolate mZalCal1 chromosome 16, mZalCal1.pri.v2, whole genome shotgun sequence, the sequence CTGCCAACAATCGATGCAGCCAATGGTTTTAGCCTGGGGTGTGGGCAGAGCCTCACACTGCACACCAATCAATTTCAGAGGCTTCAACACATATACCAAAggcaaaaaccataaaactttcaCAAGACAAGATGTAACAGGAGCTTTCTGGTGGCAAAGAAAAATCTAGAACACAAAACGTAACTCCATACAGGAGAGGTCTAATCCGACTGCATTAAAACTAAGAATCTCTGTTcatcagggcgtctgggtggcacaACTGAACGTGTGATTCTTgacgtctgctcaggtcatgatctcagggtcatgaggttgagccctttatcgggttccatgctcagcacagagtccgcttgagactctctccctctccctctgcccctccccggctCAACTGCACatgtcctcaaaaaaaaaaaaaaaaaagcatctctgTTCATCCAGAGATTCCACAAAGAAAGGGAACTGACCAGGATACAAATCCAGAAGCTAAAGGAAGAACAGCCCAAAAACAGGAATTTCCCAGGGAAAGGGCCAAACAGCTGGGCTGGCCACACACGTCAGAGCAAGGGCTCACTCCACACCCTTCCAGATGGAAACTTCATAGAGGTCTGGTGATATCAAATGCAGGGGAGGATCCAGAGTAAATGGAATCCGTATCCTTGCGAAAAGGAGCATAAATAGATGCAGAATTCTGGAGACAACTTGGCATTATCCAGTCCAAGTGATGTGCAGAGACCCTTCACTCAACAATTCCAACCCCACGAACACACCCGGAAGGGCTCTCCCCACGAACATGCAGCAAGAAATGAGACAGCCACACTCACTCTGTCAGCAAACCCAAAGCAAAACACACAGCTGAGAAACCTCTCCCCACATGAGAGGGTAACTGCAGTCAGAATTAAGAGCAGGACAGTGACTCATCTAATGAGGTCCCACACGACAGTGACGACAGACGCGTACAACCAGACACAAGACAAACCGGTTTCCAGAATATAACATTGAGCAGTACCAGGTCACAAAGGAATGCGTCCACTGCAGTCCATGCACACACAGTGCGGCGTCCTACAGCCGTTTAGGGTAGTACAAATTGATGAAATGATCAAGGAAAAACCGTGATAAACTCAGAACCAAGCCTATGAGAAGAGGCTGGGGcagaagagggaacacagggTAAAACAGGTGGCAGGAACAGGATGTACCATGACTTGTGATCCTTTACACGCTCCATGTCCTAAATAATTTTATCACCCCAacaattaagaagaaataaaaaaagaaagaaaccaaataacTAAAATGTCACACATTTGGTCAGTGGCCCACACCATGTCCCCTTCCATCCTGGACTCCCTACTGGATGTAATAAAAACCTTCGGACAGATGGTATACAATACAGGGGAAATGTTTCCTATTGGCCCTATTAGTTAAGAACAGGGAGATAAAGACCAATGAAAACATggaaggtaggggcgcctgggtggctcagtcggtgaagcatctgcctttggctcaggtcatgatctcagggtcctgggattgagccctgccatcaggctccctgctcagccgggaacccactgctccctctccctctgtgctctctctctctctctctcaagtaaataaaatcttaaaaaaaaaaaaaagaaagaagacatggaAGATAGATGTTTAATGGTCTTGCCAGTTTATTACAAAATAtgatcttcctttaaaaaaaaacttaggaaGTGAAACTTCGTGTCACCCTTTACTGTGAGCCACACTGAAGCAAGCACCATCAGTGAGAAGACAGAGGTCACGACCCCACACTGGCCAGTGAGACACAGACGTCTAGTGCAGCACAACGCATGGGGGTCACACGGTTTCTGAGAAAACAACAGACCACTGGACACTCCCACTAAAGAAATGAGGCTAGTAAAATCAGGCACTTCAAATATCCAAACCACACAACTTCCAAAAATGTATATGCCATTTATCACAAGGCAAGAGTAGGATTTTAAAATGAACTCACCCTGAAATAATGAAGTTACAGCTGTTGAATAAATGTCACTCAAAAGCAGTCTCTTGGCTTTTTCTTACACAGCGGGCAACTTTCCTTTTGAATTCTCCATTTCTGTCTTCCCTCCATTCTTTCTGTAGATACAAAAGTAACATGAAGTGACTTTATCCAAGCTCTTCTTACAATCTCAAATACTAGTTTTAATCTTGAATGTAATGCTTTGGCATCATGTACACTTTTAAAATGCTGAGAAGTTGGTAAGGCTGAAAAGTTGGTAAGTCAGAAAAGTAGTCAAAAAGTATTTTTGCCAGACACTCTGCTGGGACACAAGAGCAGAAACCCCTTAACCTGTACATTCTCTGAAAGAAAGAAgtccacagggcgcctgggtggctcagtcgttaaaagtctgccttcggctcaggtcatgatcccggggtcctgggatcaagccccgcatcaggctccctgctcagcgggaagcctgcttctccctctcccactccccctgcgtctctgtcaaataagtaaataataaaatctttaaaaaaaaaaaaaaaaaaggacagtttcATATTACTGGAAAAGGCCTTACAGGTAAGCTATTCAGGCCACGGGAAGGACTGCcggctccctctggaggctccagaAACTACAGCTGACACAAAGGCGAAATTTCTTCTGGAAAACCAAAAGCAGATGGCAGAGAAATGAAACATGGAGCAGAGGAGAGAAGTCTCCCTGAAACCAGAGCAAGGGAGGGACAGGGCCGACCGAACAGAAGGCACGGTTTAGACAGAGTCACTAAGATGCAGGAATGAAAACAGAGACACAACCCAGCAGTCTGGCATTTTCCTCCCACCTATATCCAAAAGTCTAACACTTTCCTGAAAGAGTGATGACCATTTCGGTACAATGAGAGACACTTCTATGAAGAGCTCTCATAGGGCCACTAGCGTGGGGCCGAGGACGGAACTGCCTCTTGTCTGGAGCTCAGGGTCTGGCTCACTGCCCACACACTGGAGACTGGGGCTGACGCTATGCGTGTGCACGTGCTTTCCTGGACCTGCATGTCCTGTCATCTGGAGTCATGCATGCACAGCTGTGTGGAAAGCCTACAGGGTTCTGGCACAGacttcaaaatacaaaagaaacacaaaggaaaacattggcctcagagaatgaccagaatttaactttgaaaaatttaatTAGAACTTGCACAAGATGGAAGAACTATTAACTTCATCAAACAGCGACAAGattttatgaaaaaggaaattaatgcaGAAAAGAACAAGCTCCTTAAAATTAAGAGTAACACCGCCAAAATGAGAATTCAATAGGAACTCAGAATCAGCACAAGTTTAGATGAACCAGAGTACAAGAATCAATCTGGGCAGCGGCTACAAatccaaaggaaggaaggaatatacACTcgaataaaaaattaataaaaaacaagaaggaaagaatactACACATGAGGGAAACTTCCCAGAGCTGAAGTCCTGCAAGTACACACCGACCACAGGAGTCCCCCCGCTACCCCCCCAGCCACGGCTACGCTCTGTGGGCTCAGCTGCCCACAGCCGACCCTGGTCTGTCCAGGAGCAGACGGTCCCCCTTCTGACGTAACACCAGAAGGTCAACAGGAGCCTCAGAGTCACTCGCCCTGCTTCATCTCGTCGTGCGGGCACATGGTCCCCTCACAAGGGTGGCAAGCACAGGACGCTGAGGTACTGAGACCCACAGCACACGGCTTTTATTGCAGTGTACTTTTATAACTGCTCTATTTTTAGTTATCGCTGTAATTCTCTCACTGAGCCCATAAGCTGGACTTTATCACGTGTATGTACATACAGGAAAAAACCTGATGCACATAGGGTTTGGTACTGATCCCCGGttttaggcatccactgggggaCTCAGTAACACACCACTGATGAAGAAGGGGGAGTACTGTACAGAagtgaaaaatcttaaaactctACACAACAACGTGAAATTTCGAAGACCAAGAATCAGAAAAGAACCTGAAGGGAACAgggaaaacagaggaagaaagaaaaggtcacCCACAAATGCAGAAGAGTCAGTCATGCATCAACTTCCTCATCGGCAACAATAAATGCGAAAAGATAAATTCTGTAGAAATCTGCATTCCTCCCCCAGAATTCTACAAACTGTCACTCAAGTATGAGGGTAGGATAAAAAGCGCTCCGAGACAGGTAAGGACCCAGGTCTTAATTCCGACATAGCCTTCCTGAAACACGACTCTCAGATGAGGTACAACAACAGAAAGAAgttaaccaagaaaaaagaaagagggtcCAGGAAACAGACAATCCCATCCAGAAGAGCAGGAAGGGGAAGTCCAAGGGAGACAGACATGCAGCAGTCTGAGCCAACCCAATCCGGAGCCCAAGGAGGGAGGGGTCCAGGAGAGGGATGGCCAAGAAAATGGGGTTCTCCCGGAATGGCTATCACTGACTGAGAggtcagaaaagcaaacaaacagaacacCTATGAAAACACGGTGAGGTGTACCATGCGAGAGGGAAGAGCAGATGTGAAAGGTAAATGCAACTATGAGCAACCTGTGGCTTAAACAGGAGACAACTGGTTAAATTCAGCGAGAGCAGCAGTGGATTTCAAGCAGTAATCAGTGACAATGCGTGGCCCGTGGTGTGCAGGTCTGAGTCCCATCTGCATAGTTCAGCTTCGAGCAGCATCGGGCAAGGGCTGCCCTTTCTCAGGAGTCCTTGTGGTGCCAGGACTCAGCTGCTCTGAAGAGTTAATAACTTTTGCATATTCATACTTTCAGGTACTTGCTCTTAATTTATCCTTAAGTTTAACCTTTATGAAGATTAAGATACAATTTGTCAGTTCTGATCTTACTACAGAGAGTTATAGTTGAGCATGAATCAACATAAACAAGAATTAGCTCTCCCTCAAAATGACTCCACAGGATTTCTTCTCCCCTCCCGCCTCTTACACAGTGCTTGGACCGACACTCGACTAAATAAAAAGCTAGGATGGTTTTCTGTCAATTTTTTACTTCAATTGGATCACtaaatatagaaatgcaaaggcaTACATTTGAAAAAGGTTTATCAAAGTAGTGTTTTTCTACATAGACTATATACTATCACCCAAGGTTTGTATTAGTTACCTATATAAAAGTTACCCAAATAGAAAAGTGAATTTAATCTCCTGCCTTTGATACATACTAACAAAAGTTCTAAGAATAAGAATTACAATGAAAGGCTTTTCAAAGGAGAAGGCTGAGGAACTAAGCTATTATCCAGAGTAAAGGAGACTAATAAAacatgaatacaaaataaaatgtgggtTCCCAgattctggattaaaaaaaaaaaaagcaggtatgAGGAACAATACTGGAGAAATCTGAGTATGAGCTGAGTATGCATGGAACAGTACTGAATCAATGACACACTTGTGCTGTGGGCATGAGAAAGGGTGCTCCTGTTCTCAGGAGAGGCCGCTGAAGTGTTTACACGTGGAGGGTCAGGGCATCAATAAAGACTTCCCAAACAGTTTAGGGGGGCAATGTAAAATCGCACAACTGGTGAATCTAGGTGAAGCGTGTTTATAGCTATAGCTCCTTATTCTTAAAGGAGGCAGGTTCAAGTATTCAAGTATTCAGGGGTAAAGCTTAAGTAAGTCTGTAACTCATTTTTGTACGGATTCAGGAGaaacaaatgtatataaatcgatctgtagatacacacacacacacacacgcacacacatgctctcattCTAATCAAGTGTAATTAATGGGGAGGGGAGATTTGCACATGAGGGCCTTACCGCAGCATCAACGTTAGCAGGTGAGTCTCCATTAGGGTCTGCCAGCATTGAAATGACACTAATCATGATGGTTTCCACAGTGTGAATGGGGAGCCAGCGTTCCTCTGGCTTTTCATAACCATATTTATCTTCCCCAGGCTCATGAAGAATGGAAATGCATACATCACCATTTTTATCAACTGCAAAATTAGAGAGTAAGAGTCctgtttaaagtatttaaaataacatgGTTAAACATAAAGTGCCTATTATGGACGTGGCCCTGGCTCCCACGGTCCTTTATCAAACACTGAATATATACAGAAGATGATTTCCAAAAATGGAACCTGTTCACTTTTTACGAAGCCCACAGATTTTACCAAACAGGACCCATCTGTCAGAGCCAACAGACTCTTCCCCATTTATGCAGAACTTCAAGATACCTGGCACATAGACGGTGTCTAGCATTTTACACGCAGTAAATACAATGAATCTGCTCTGTTTGTAGATAAAGTATACGATCCAAATACCAGAACTGAGTCTCTATGTAATGATTTCCTAGACTCCTCACTAACTTGCTGATCTAAATTGGTGACAAACATCTAGAGACTctcctaagaaaaaaatgagaagtaacCTCATAATGCACTTTTTAAATCACATAAAGGCAAAATTACATTTTCAGGAAAAGGAGTGCACCCAAATTTGCAAAAGGAGCATGTCATATTGCCAGTGAAAATTCATCAACCTTAAATGACATTCATGAGGCATCTTTTCTATAAAACTAGGATTTAAAATCCAAGTCACAAATTAGTTGTTGATCAAAACAAAGGTGAACTTCGAAACCACCAGCTCATTTATATCACACAAATACTCCTTATTGGTGAAACTACCAAAATCATCACTAATCTTTTATGGTGAAATCTTTTTCTCCActgcaaaatacaaaacaataatagtaaaataaagtatacttatttggaaaatgttagaaaagacagaaaaatgtaagaattttTAGTGTAAAAAGTCTTTCAACCAAATGTCCAAatcccatcaaaaaaaaaaaaaatcaatggcaaTATGTATGTCTATTTCATTCCTAACTTTCTACCTAAgtctaacagatttttttaaagattttattgatttatttgagagagagagagagtgagtgagcgagaaagcacgagcagggggagcagcagagtgagaaggagaagcaggctccccgtggagctccatcccaggaccctggggtcatgacctcagctgaaagcagacgcttaaatgactgagccacccaggcgcccccagatttgTGATTGGTATAATTCTCAAGGTTATTTTTCATCTCCTGACTTGGGCACTTCCCCTGTTGTTAAAAACTCTGGGGAAGCCGAGCCAGAGTCTATACATACTGCGGCTCTCCAACAAACCCTTCCTGAATGCGTGCACACGGGTGCACAAGCGCAGACGGAGACAGGTGCACTCATGTCCCAGGCCCCCACCTCCCAGTAAAATCTGCTGAGTGCAGTAACTAGATCTAGAGGCAGGAAAAGTAACAACAAACTGTAAGCACACTGCAAAGTTCAACACAAAATGCTTTTaccatcttctttaatttcctcacgCGTTACATAAAGAGGACTTTCTCCAagtcattttctttgaaaaaatggtATTAAATGTTTCTATAAAACTCTATCAGAGAGAGATCAATTTAagatccattttccttttttggaaattACTGTTATAATCCagcatctttaaattttttacctCGAGTCCTTTCATTTTaaacatagttgtttttttttttttaaagattttatttatttattcatgagagacagagggagggagggagggagggcggagggggagggagagagagagagagagagagagagagagagagagagagagagagagagagagaaagcagaggcagaagcaggctcccaaggagcagggagcccgatgcgggactcgatcccaggaccctgggatcatgacctgagccgaaggcagacgcttaaccatctgagccacccaggcgtcctaaacAGAGTTATCTTAAATGAAAGGTTTTTAGGCTTCAGACCTATTACCAAATTGgtttaaaatgtgaaatacaggtggggcgcctgggtggctcagcgggttaagcatccgactcttggtttcagctcaggttatgatctcagggtcctgagatcgagccccatgttgggctctgtgcacAGTGGGGgctctgctagagattctctccctctctcactaaaataaatagataaatctttaaattaaaaaggtGAAAAGTAATCTGGTTTTTCCTAAATGTTTTTGGGGCTGAAGTTTCTCCAGGTATAGAAAATACACGTTATTTCCTCTGGTGCAATATCCGTTCTTACTCTTCACTCATTTATACACACAAATGTCTAGTTTTTTCTTGCCAGATTGCGTCCTCAGTTTTCCCCACATAAGTTTTTCCTCTCGCTTTCACGCCCCAACAGTGATCTTCGCTGCCGCCCTTATTGACATGAGGTTCATTTACAAACCTTATTCTGCATTCAGTTGCACCATTTATCTTCACTCTGTTTAGTCTTTCAGGATGGGTTATGTGTGAAACTAGAAAATTCTTGCCCCCAACACCCAGCAAATAactgatactatttttttaaagccacttgAAACTGTTTACTCCATTTGGAGTTTTAATCCCCTTTTCTAAATCCACTCCCCCATACACAGCTAGCCACCAGCCTCGGCCTCGACTACCCAAACCACATGTACCctcccagttaccccctccctgGAAGCTGTGTGTCtaaagtgacagaaacccaactgACCCCCACCCTCTCCAATGCCCATAAggtgggttctctctctctctctccttactgGAAACTGGCTTCTGCTCCCTATCAGGATGCCACGACTGCTCACAAAATGGTCTGAACAACCTTCTCCCGGGTGCTTTTAAGTCCCCCTTTCTGGGTCACAATGAGGGACACGGTTGAGGACAACTCCCTCGGCCTCCGTGACACACTTCTTCACTGGCTCTTGAGCCGATCTCTCACCTTCCAGTCTTCCTTAGTCTGACTTGTGACATTACACGATGTTACCCCACTCTCTGGCATTAGCCATCTTTTCCGTGGGGAAGTTAACTCATTCTTCCCATCACAATGTTGCCCGTCCCCTGTCCCCCCAGTTTTGCTGAGCTGTAACTGACAGAGAACATGGTGTAAGGTGAAGGCGCAGCACACAGTGATTTCATACACGCTCCCGCTCACCTTGATGCGGATCAGTACCAAGGCCCTACACTCACCTTTATCTAACTATCTAAGTGGAAGTGGCAAGTTTACctcaagaaaaacaaatccaaaacgGAATGCATCTAAGCCGCACAAAGCGAATTTTTACCGCAGAACAGCATCTCTGACAGCTTTACTGAGACAGAGGTGCACAATTAATGGCTTCTCGCATGTTTACAGAGTTGTAAACTGTTGCCACAATCAATTTCAGAATACAcacatcaccccagaaagaaaccacATACGCATTAGCAATCACCCCCCGTTCCCCACAACCTTCCCGCGAGCCT encodes:
- the UBE2G1 gene encoding ubiquitin-conjugating enzyme E2 G1 isoform X3 — its product is MTELQSALLLRRQLAELNKNPVEGFSAGLIDDNDLYRWEVLIIGPPDTLYEGGVFKAHLTFPKDYPLRPPKMKFITEIWHPNVDKNGDVCISILHEPGEDKYGYEKPEERWLPIHTVETIMISVISMLADPNGDSPANVDAAKEWREDRNGEFKRKVARCVRKSQETAFE